A single Alphaproteobacteria bacterium DNA region contains:
- a CDS encoding zinc-finger domain-containing protein: MPAAQSVEVEEAKVSCDGGPGALGHPRVYLTLEGGAIDCPYCGCHYVLKEGAKLAAH; the protein is encoded by the coding sequence ATGCCAGCAGCGCAAAGCGTGGAAGTCGAAGAGGCAAAGGTGAGCTGCGACGGCGGCCCCGGAGCGCTGGGCCACCCGCGGGTCTATCTCACCCTCGAGGGCGGCGCCATCGACTGCCCCTATTGTGGCTGCCACTACGTTCTCAAAGAGGGTGCCAAGCTCGCCGCCCATTAG